In the Calderihabitans maritimus genome, GGGCACTATTGGATTGATGAAGGCAGTGGATAAGTTCGACCCGAGTTTCAATGTGAAATTTTCTACCTATGCGGTACCCATGATTATGGGGGAAATTAGGCGTTTTTTGCGCGATGACAGTCCGGTGAAGGTCAGCCGTTCCTTAAAGGAAACTGCCTTCAAAGTTAATCGGACCAAAGAAAACCTGAGTAAAGAACTGGGTAGAGAACCTACCATCGGCGAAATTTCGTCGGCCCTAGATATTCCCGTAGAGGAGATAGTGGAGGCGATGGAAGCCGTGCAATTACCCAGTTCCATTCATGACACTGTTTATGAAGATGATGGGGATCCCATATACGTTCTGGATCAGTTAGCCGCAAGGGAAGGGAAAGCAGGTGCTTGGGTTGACCGGGTGGCCTTGAAGGAAGTGTTGAAAAAGTTGCCGGAAAAACACCGCCGGGTTATAATGCTTCGTTTTTTTGAGGATAAGACCCAGATGGAAGTGGCCGAAATTATAGGCCTTTCCCAGGTGCAAGTTTCCAGGATTGAAAGGCAGGCCCTTAAAATTATCCGCCAGCTCATGACTGAACCAGAGCCATCGGGGGAATATTAGTGCTATAGTATATTTTAATTGGTGAGAGAGATACTTAGAATGAGACCAATTAGAAAAAGCCTTGGAGGAGGTATGACAGTTGCATGTAAAAGTAGTTGAGCTGGTGGGAGAATCTCATGTCAGCTGGAAGGATGCTGTACAGTCTGCCGTAAGTGAAGCGTCCAAAACCATACCTAACATAACGGGAGTGGAGATTTACAACCTGACGGCAGACGTTCACGAGGGACGTCTGGTGGATTTTAAAGCTAACGTAAAAATTGCTTATACCGATGAGTAAGCCTCTTGATAGGGCACCTGCCTGCAGGCAGGTGTTTTTATTTGTCCTGCATAAAGGCCACTCACCGGGACCATAATATTTTTTGGGAGGCGATAGTATGGTCCCACCAAAACAAGGGGGAACGAATTCTCCAAATTCTTTACCGCAGGAAATCCAGCAGAGTCAACAGCAATACCAGCAACAGGAATACCAGGCCTTAGTCAACCGGGTGAAACCGAAACCTCCGGTGCTAAAAAATGCTGTATTTGCGTTTCTGGTGGGTGGACTTATCAGCATGATCGGCCAGATATTTATGAATCTGTTTATGGCCGGCGGTTTGGCCCAGCAGGAGGCCAGCAGCGCCACGATTATGGTTATGGTGTTCCTGGGGGCTTTTTTAACCGGTCTCGGTATATATGACAATATAGGGAAAGTTGCCGGGGCCGGGTCTATCATCCCTATAACCGGTTTTGCCAATTCTATCGTTTCCTCCGCTATGGAGTTTAAAAGGGAAGGTTTCGTTTTTGGAGTTGGTGCCCGTATGTTCAATATTGCAGGTCCCGTATTGGTCTACGGGTTTTTAATCTCGGTAATAGTTGGCTTGATAGCGTTTATGTTTTCCTGAGGTACAGGAGGGGATATTCTTGAGCCAGACGCTAAAAAGGGTGGGCCAGCGAACGGTTCAGTTTTCTAACCCGCCTTGCATTATTTCAACGGCAACCATAGTGGGGCCTAAAGAAGGGGAAGGTCCCCTGGCCCATACTTTTGACAAGGTTATGGAGGATACCTACTACGGACAAAAATCATGGGAAAAAGCGGAGAGCAAAATTTTGGAAGAGAGTGTCCAGATGGCCTTACAAAAGGTTAATCTGTCGCTGCAGGATATCGACTATCTACTGGCAGGAGATTTGATAAACCAGATTATTTGTTGCAATTTTGCGGCCCGCACGCTCGGTATACCTTTCTTCGGGTTGTATGGTGCCTGCTCTACTATGTACGAGGGTCTCGCCCTAGGGGCCATGCTTATCGACGGAGGCTTTGCCTCTAAGGTAGTGGCGGCGACCTGCAGCCATCATAACACTTCCGAGCGCCAGTACCGTTATCCTACCGAGTTAGGGTCCCAGCGTCCCATGACTGCCCAGTGGACTATCACCGGTGCGGGGGCTTTTGTTTTGGCCAGTGAGGGTACGGGGCCGAGAATTACGCACGCTACGGTGGGTAAAGTGGTGGATGCGGGAGTTAAAGATCCTTTCGATATGGGCGCGGCTATGGCTCCCGCGGCTCTTGACACCCTGGTTAACCACTTTAAAGATACCGGTCGCGGTCCACAGGATTATGACCTGATCGTAACCGGAGACCTGGCTTCTGTCGGACGTTCGGTGTTAATCCAACTGGCTCAGCAGCAGGGCTACGATTTGTCCCAAAACTACACCGACTGTGGTGTTCTTATATTCGACCCGTCTCAGGATACTCATGCCGGGGGAAGCGGTTGTGCCTGCATAGCTGTAGTAACCGGCGGTTATATTCTAAACCAGATGAAAGCCGGTAAGCTGAGGAGGATTTTAGGTATAGCAACCGGTGCCTTACTGAGTCCTTTGAGCGTACAGCAGGGAGAATCCATACCTGGTATTGCTCACGCAGTAGCCATTGAGCTGTAACAGTTTCAGAAAGGGGATGGTGTAGTGAATCTGCTAATGGCTTTTTTAGTAGGAGGAATAATTTGTTTAATTGGGCAGTTAATTATGGATCTTACTCCCTATGAAGTAACTCCCGCTCACGTTCTGGTGGGGTTTGTGATCATGGGCGCCGTATCCAGCGGCCTGGGTCTCTACCAGCCTCTGGTAGACATAGGAGGAGCCGGGGCCACTATTCCCCTCAGTGGATTCGGCCACACTTTAACCCAGGGGGCTATTAAGGCGGTAAAAACTAAAGGTTTACTAGGAGCCTTCGGCGGGGGAATCGAGGCGACGGCTGTAGGTATTGCGGCTGCCATCGTGTTCGGCTATGTGATGGCTGTACTGTTCAATCCCCAGGGATAAACTACCCGGATGGGAGTGGTTAATCAATGATTGCTGACGACGGTCAGAAGGCCAAGATAAGCAAAAAACTGGACGAAAACCTCAAGTGGCTAAACGAAGCATTGGGTATTGACAAGAATTTTGATATCATCAGCCGGCAGGTGCATTTTGCAGGCAAGGATGCCTTTCTGCTTTTTGTGGACGGCTTCACTAAGGATAATATAATGATGTATCTTCTCCGCAGTTTAACCCTGGTTAAGCGGGAAGATATAGTGGTTAATACTCTGGAAAAAATCTTTAAAACTTATATCGATTACATTGAAGTGGACCAGACCGACGATCTTCATCAGGTGGTGGATAGGGTTCTGGCGGGTCAAACCGCCCTGTTTATCGAGGGCGAACAAAAAGCCATTCTCATTGACGCCCGGGAGTACCCTATTCGCTCGCCGGAAGAGCCGGACCTGGAAAGAGTGGTGCGCGGTTCCCGGGACGGATTTGTGGAAACCCTGGTATATAACACCGCTCTTATCCGCCGGCGAATTCGTGATCCCAAATTACGCATGGAATTGATGGAAGCGGGCACTCGTTCCAAGACCGACATTTGTATTGCTTACCTGGAGGATGTAGCCAACCCCAACTTAGTGCAACTGATAAAGGAAAAAATTGAAGCCATCCGGATGGACGGCCTGCCCATGGCCGAAAAATCCGTGGAAGAACTTATTATGCCCGGAAGTTTTTGGAATCCCTTTCCCAAAATCCGGTATACGGAGCGCCCGGATGTAGCGGCAGCTCACCTGTTGGAAGGACATGTGTTGGTGCTGGTGGATACTTCTCCCAGCGTCATGATTTTACCCGCTACCTTTTTTCACCATGTACAGCACGCCGAGGAATACCGCCAAAGCCCGCTGGTAGGGGCTTTTCTGCGCTGGGTACGATTTTTCGGCATTGCTGCTTCGGTTTTTTTGGCTCCGGTATGGTTGTTGGTGGCTTTAGAACCGCGATTGCTTCCTGAGGGGCTAAAGTTTATCGGTCCCGACAAACCCGGGCAGGTAGGATTAATGTGGCAGTTCTTTTTTGCCGAACTGGGTATAGATTTGCTTCGCATGGCGGCAGTACACACTCCTTCGGCCCTGACCACCGCTCTAGGCTTGATCGCTGCCATCCTGATTGGTGAAGTGGCTATAGATATTGGCCTTTTTGCGCCGGAGGTAGTTTTATATATGTCCATTGCCGCGGTGGGAGTTTTTGCCACTCCCAGTTACGAACTGGGTATGGCCAACACTTTGGTCCGGATTTTACTAATCTTTGCCGTAGGGCTATTCCGCCTGCCTGGTTTGCTGGTAGGTTTTGGCCTGGTATTCATATTCCTGGCCTTGAGTAAATCGTTCGGTGTCCCTTATCTATGGCCGCTAATACCTTTTAACTGGACCGCTTTGAAGTCTATCCTGGTTCGTTCACCGGTGC is a window encoding:
- the sigF gene encoding RNA polymerase sporulation sigma factor SigF, producing the protein MVARLSEMNIPRFPLLSDEEMEELLKKAKAGDQKAREKLINCNLKLVFNLVQRFENRGYELEDLFQVGTIGLMKAVDKFDPSFNVKFSTYAVPMIMGEIRRFLRDDSPVKVSRSLKETAFKVNRTKENLSKELGREPTIGEISSALDIPVEEIVEAMEAVQLPSSIHDTVYEDDGDPIYVLDQLAAREGKAGAWVDRVALKEVLKKLPEKHRRVIMLRFFEDKTQMEVAEIIGLSQVQVSRIERQALKIIRQLMTEPEPSGEY
- a CDS encoding dodecin family protein, which gives rise to MHVKVVELVGESHVSWKDAVQSAVSEASKTIPNITGVEIYNLTADVHEGRLVDFKANVKIAYTDE
- the spoVAC gene encoding stage V sporulation protein AC, with the translated sequence MVPPKQGGTNSPNSLPQEIQQSQQQYQQQEYQALVNRVKPKPPVLKNAVFAFLVGGLISMIGQIFMNLFMAGGLAQQEASSATIMVMVFLGAFLTGLGIYDNIGKVAGAGSIIPITGFANSIVSSAMEFKREGFVFGVGARMFNIAGPVLVYGFLISVIVGLIAFMFS
- the spoVAD gene encoding stage V sporulation protein AD; translated protein: MSQTLKRVGQRTVQFSNPPCIISTATIVGPKEGEGPLAHTFDKVMEDTYYGQKSWEKAESKILEESVQMALQKVNLSLQDIDYLLAGDLINQIICCNFAARTLGIPFFGLYGACSTMYEGLALGAMLIDGGFASKVVAATCSHHNTSERQYRYPTELGSQRPMTAQWTITGAGAFVLASEGTGPRITHATVGKVVDAGVKDPFDMGAAMAPAALDTLVNHFKDTGRGPQDYDLIVTGDLASVGRSVLIQLAQQQGYDLSQNYTDCGVLIFDPSQDTHAGGSGCACIAVVTGGYILNQMKAGKLRRILGIATGALLSPLSVQQGESIPGIAHAVAIEL
- the spoVAE gene encoding stage V sporulation protein AE, yielding MNLLMAFLVGGIICLIGQLIMDLTPYEVTPAHVLVGFVIMGAVSSGLGLYQPLVDIGGAGATIPLSGFGHTLTQGAIKAVKTKGLLGAFGGGIEATAVGIAAAIVFGYVMAVLFNPQG
- a CDS encoding spore germination protein, whose translation is MIADDGQKAKISKKLDENLKWLNEALGIDKNFDIISRQVHFAGKDAFLLFVDGFTKDNIMMYLLRSLTLVKREDIVVNTLEKIFKTYIDYIEVDQTDDLHQVVDRVLAGQTALFIEGEQKAILIDAREYPIRSPEEPDLERVVRGSRDGFVETLVYNTALIRRRIRDPKLRMELMEAGTRSKTDICIAYLEDVANPNLVQLIKEKIEAIRMDGLPMAEKSVEELIMPGSFWNPFPKIRYTERPDVAAAHLLEGHVLVLVDTSPSVMILPATFFHHVQHAEEYRQSPLVGAFLRWVRFFGIAASVFLAPVWLLVALEPRLLPEGLKFIGPDKPGQVGLMWQFFFAELGIDLLRMAAVHTPSALTTALGLIAAILIGEVAIDIGLFAPEVVLYMSIAAVGVFATPSYELGMANTLVRILLIFAVGLFRLPGLLVGFGLVFIFLALSKSFGVPYLWPLIPFNWTALKSILVRSPVPIQNTRPSALKPQDASRQPLPATKPLKRKSENSETNGSRRKDE